The following coding sequences lie in one Massilia sp. KIM genomic window:
- a CDS encoding NTP transferase domain-containing protein — protein MTDLAGILLAAGRGRRFDPTGGRNKLLQRLPGGDLVVAASARTLLSVFPRTVAVVPPEDGGVAALLRDLGCEVTVCPDADAGMGMSLAHAVRHAWPAAGWLVALGDMPYLDQATLRALRAALEEGAGIAVPVLDGRRGNPVGFGAEHGEALQACSGDQGARRLLMSCPVREVVVRDPGILRDVDSPADLA, from the coding sequence TTGACTGACCTGGCCGGCATCCTGCTCGCCGCCGGCCGGGGCCGCCGCTTCGATCCCACGGGCGGGCGCAACAAGCTGCTCCAGCGCCTGCCCGGCGGCGACCTCGTGGTCGCCGCCAGCGCGCGCACCCTGCTGTCCGTCTTCCCCCGCACCGTCGCCGTGGTCCCGCCCGAGGATGGCGGGGTCGCGGCCTTGCTGCGTGATCTTGGCTGCGAGGTGACGGTCTGCCCGGACGCCGACGCCGGCATGGGCATGTCGCTGGCCCACGCCGTGCGCCATGCATGGCCGGCCGCCGGCTGGCTGGTGGCGCTGGGCGACATGCCCTACCTGGACCAGGCGACCCTGCGCGCCCTGCGCGCCGCGCTCGAGGAGGGCGCCGGCATCGCCGTCCCGGTGCTGGACGGACGGCGCGGCAATCCGGTCGGCTTCGGCGCCGAGCATGGCGAAGCCTTGCAGGCCTGCAGCGGCGACCAGGGCGCGCGCCGCCTCCTGATGTCCTGCCCGGTGCGCGAAGTGGTGGTGCGCGACCCCGGCATCCTGCGCGACGTCGACAGCCCGGCCGACCTGGCCTGA
- a CDS encoding FAD-dependent monooxygenase — protein MTTPISTSTPLKSDVCIVGNGAIAKTAALGFAQAGHSVTLLVPPARQAQDPATSSAAQQPWDVRVYALNHTAHGLLASLKVWGALDLARVAAVDAMEIHGDGQQGGNLGFDAFGAHVGTLAWIVEDSNLNGALDAALKFSSVRTVSGCAVELACGEQGASVRLADGGRIDCELVIGADGRESWVRGQCDIGVDYRMYHQRAIVTNFSCEKPHHGVAYQWFTCADGIIALLPLPDKRVSLVWSAPETLADTLMDESLGELAIRLAEYAEPKLGVLKPLQPEEVKAVPLALVRPHSLVAPRVALVGDAAHAVHPLAGHGMNLGFGDILDLLEVVKEREERRGIADERVLARYARKRQEDVLLMQMATDGLERLFGANLEPLRVVRNFGLNLLDKLPSVKRRLMAHAIGRTSI, from the coding sequence ATGACCACGCCCATCTCCACCTCCACGCCGCTCAAGAGCGACGTCTGCATCGTCGGCAATGGCGCCATCGCCAAGACCGCCGCCCTCGGTTTCGCCCAGGCCGGGCACAGCGTGACCCTCCTGGTCCCGCCCGCGCGCCAGGCCCAGGACCCGGCGACGTCCTCGGCGGCGCAACAGCCCTGGGATGTGCGTGTTTACGCCCTCAACCATACCGCCCACGGCCTGCTGGCCTCGCTCAAGGTCTGGGGCGCGCTCGACCTGGCGCGGGTGGCGGCGGTCGACGCCATGGAAATCCACGGCGACGGACAGCAGGGCGGCAACCTCGGTTTCGACGCCTTCGGCGCCCATGTCGGCACCCTGGCCTGGATCGTCGAGGACAGCAACCTGAACGGGGCCCTGGACGCGGCCCTCAAGTTTTCCAGCGTGCGCACCGTGAGCGGCTGCGCCGTCGAACTCGCCTGCGGCGAGCAGGGCGCGTCCGTGCGCCTGGCGGACGGCGGCCGGATCGACTGCGAACTGGTGATCGGGGCCGACGGCCGCGAATCCTGGGTGCGCGGGCAGTGCGACATCGGCGTCGACTACCGCATGTACCACCAGCGCGCCATCGTCACCAATTTCTCCTGCGAGAAGCCGCACCACGGCGTGGCTTACCAGTGGTTCACCTGCGCCGACGGCATCATCGCCCTGCTGCCGCTGCCGGACAAGCGCGTCTCGCTGGTGTGGTCGGCTCCGGAAACCCTGGCCGACACCCTGATGGACGAGTCGCTCGGTGAGCTCGCCATCCGCCTGGCCGAATACGCCGAGCCCAAGCTGGGCGTGCTCAAGCCGCTCCAGCCCGAAGAGGTCAAGGCCGTGCCCCTGGCCCTGGTGCGCCCCCATTCCCTGGTGGCGCCGCGCGTGGCCCTGGTGGGCGACGCCGCCCACGCCGTGCATCCGCTGGCCGGCCACGGCATGAACCTGGGTTTCGGCGACATCCTCGACCTGCTCGAGGTGGTCAAGGAACGCGAAGAGCGGCGCGGCATCGCCGACGAGCGGGTGCTGGCGCGCTACGCCCGCAAGCGCCAGGAAGACGTCCTGCTGATGCAAATGGCAACGGATGGGCTCGAACGTTTGTTCGGCGCCAATCTGGAGCCCCTGCGCGTGGTCCGCAATTTCGGATTAAACTTGCTCGACAAGTTGCCAAGTGTCAAGCGCCGCCTGATGGCGCACGCCATTGGCAGGACTTCAATCTAA
- a CDS encoding amidohydrolase has protein sequence MLTHQLPRIAAAVALALTLLSAQAQQAAPLKREVAAKVDAMYPWLDKVYKDLHAHPEIAFQEVRTAGKLAAEMRALGFEVTEKVGKTGVVAVLRNGKGPTVLARTDMDGLPMEEKTGLPYASRAKAVSDGRESFVTHSCGHDVHMASWLGAARTLVELKSQWKGTLVFIGQPAEEIVAGAKAMLDDGLFKRFPKPDYAFALHSWPLAHGTVGFESGPVSSNSDAIEIVFKGRGGHGSAPDKTIDPIAIAARFVTDVQTVVSREKDPKEFGVVTIGAIQGGTVGNIIPDSVQVRGTIRSYTPQVRAKLLDGVRRVANGAAAMAGAPAPDVQLIGGGAAIVNSEELVDKTEKVFKDAFGADKAVRMPAMTASEDFSLFVNEGVPSMFFFTGVYDPKVVADAERPGGKPIAFNHSPFYAPVPEPSIKTGAQAMSLAVLNVLGK, from the coding sequence ATGTTGACCCACCAGCTCCCCCGCATCGCCGCCGCAGTCGCCCTCGCGCTGACCCTCCTTTCCGCCCAGGCCCAGCAGGCCGCCCCGCTCAAGCGCGAGGTCGCCGCCAAGGTCGACGCCATGTACCCGTGGCTGGACAAGGTCTACAAGGACCTGCACGCCCATCCCGAGATCGCCTTCCAGGAAGTGCGCACCGCCGGCAAGCTGGCCGCCGAGATGCGCGCGCTCGGCTTCGAGGTGACGGAAAAGGTTGGCAAGACCGGCGTGGTCGCCGTCCTGCGCAACGGCAAGGGGCCGACGGTGCTGGCGCGCACCGACATGGACGGGCTGCCGATGGAGGAGAAGACCGGGCTGCCCTACGCCAGCCGCGCCAAGGCGGTGAGCGACGGCCGCGAGAGCTTCGTCACCCACAGCTGCGGCCACGACGTCCACATGGCGAGCTGGCTGGGGGCGGCGCGCACCCTGGTGGAGCTCAAGTCGCAATGGAAGGGCACCCTGGTCTTCATCGGCCAGCCGGCCGAGGAGATCGTGGCCGGCGCCAAGGCCATGCTGGACGACGGCCTGTTCAAGCGCTTCCCCAAGCCCGATTACGCCTTCGCCCTGCATTCCTGGCCGCTGGCGCATGGCACCGTGGGCTTCGAGTCCGGTCCGGTGTCGTCCAACTCGGACGCCATCGAGATCGTGTTCAAGGGCCGCGGCGGCCACGGCTCGGCGCCCGACAAGACCATCGACCCGATCGCCATCGCCGCGCGCTTCGTCACCGACGTCCAGACCGTGGTCAGCCGCGAGAAGGATCCCAAGGAGTTCGGCGTGGTGACCATCGGCGCGATCCAGGGCGGCACGGTGGGCAACATCATTCCCGACAGCGTGCAGGTGCGCGGCACCATCCGCTCCTACACGCCGCAGGTGCGCGCCAAGCTGCTGGACGGCGTGCGCCGCGTGGCCAACGGCGCGGCGGCGATGGCGGGCGCGCCGGCGCCGGACGTGCAGCTGATCGGCGGCGGCGCGGCCATCGTCAACAGCGAGGAGCTGGTCGACAAGACCGAGAAGGTGTTCAAGGACGCCTTCGGCGCCGACAAGGCGGTGCGCATGCCGGCCATGACGGCCAGCGAGGACTTCTCGCTGTTCGTGAACGAGGGCGTGCCCTCGATGTTCTTCTTCACCGGCGTCTACGACCCGAAGGTGGTGGCGGACGCCGAACGCCCGGGCGGCAAGCCGATCGCCTTCAACCATTCGCCCTTCTACGCTCCGGTGCCGGAACCCTCGATCAAGACCGGGGCCCAGGCCATGAGCCTGGCCGTGCTGAACGTGCTGGGAAAATAA
- a CDS encoding DsbC family protein, giving the protein MIKTKLAFLLATGLIASCVGAQNTVEATIKKALEPRLGGAKIESVKETPYGGLYEVRVAGDILYTDKKGEYLFIGHVYDAKSSRNLTRERIDDINKIKFSDLPLEMAMKQVKGNGKRVIAVFEDPNCGYCKRLRQTTLKEVDNVTIYTFMYNILSEDSFVKSKNIWCAPNRLKAWDDWMVNGKLPPSAPAACETPNDKVVELGQKLRITGTPAIFFADGSRIPGAIDLKNLEAKLSSLEQK; this is encoded by the coding sequence ATGATCAAGACGAAGCTCGCCTTCCTGCTGGCGACCGGGCTGATTGCATCCTGCGTCGGCGCACAGAACACGGTCGAAGCGACCATCAAGAAGGCCCTCGAGCCGCGCCTGGGCGGCGCCAAGATCGAATCGGTCAAGGAAACGCCCTACGGCGGGCTGTACGAAGTGAGGGTGGCGGGCGATATCCTGTACACCGACAAGAAGGGCGAGTACCTCTTCATCGGTCACGTCTACGACGCCAAGAGCTCGCGCAACCTGACCCGCGAGCGCATCGACGACATCAACAAGATCAAGTTTAGCGATCTGCCCCTGGAAATGGCCATGAAGCAGGTCAAGGGCAATGGCAAGCGCGTGATCGCCGTGTTCGAGGATCCGAACTGCGGTTATTGCAAGCGGCTGCGCCAGACCACGCTCAAGGAAGTCGACAACGTCACCATCTATACCTTCATGTACAACATCCTGTCCGAGGATTCGTTCGTGAAGTCGAAGAACATCTGGTGCGCGCCGAACCGCCTCAAGGCCTGGGACGACTGGATGGTCAACGGCAAGCTGCCGCCGAGCGCGCCCGCCGCCTGCGAGACCCCGAACGACAAGGTCGTCGAACTCGGCCAGAAGCTGCGCATCACCGGCACCCCGGCGATCTTCTTCGCCGACGGCTCGCGCATCCCGGGCGCGATCGACCTGAAGAACCTGGAAGCGAAACTGTCGTCGCTGGAACAGAAGTAA
- a CDS encoding M61 family metallopeptidase has protein sequence MKKPTQKKQPPIQYTIVPKDLAGHLFNVSVTVAAPDPQGQEFALPAWIPGSYMIREFARNIVRIRAESDGAAVALTKLDKHSWRAAPVSGPLTLHYEVYAWDLSVRAAHLDQTHGFFNGTSVFLRVVGQEDKPQQVDIQRPADPLAKSWRVATAMPELGAKRYGFGTYLAADYDELIDHPVEMGDFELGSFKAHGVQHDIVITGRVPNLDMARLQADLKAICETQIAFFEPKTKKAPMERYVFMTMAVGDGYGGLEHRASTALICARADLPSTASPKGAEPGEGYLRFLGLCSHEYFHTWNVKRIKPAVFAPYDLQVENYTPLLWLFEGFTSYYDDLMLVRSGIIGESTYFKLLAKTIGGVLRGSGRLKQSVAESSFDAWSKYYRQDENSPNAIISYYTKGSLIALAFDLTIRAKTNGAKSLDDVMLALWERYGRDFYAGGGRGVTEAEVEALFDEVSGLKLKSMFERYIRGTEDLPLAKLYAPLGVKLADERKNGKPSLDAGIGRDPLGAKLTQVHEGGAAHQAGLSAHDVLIAIDGLRVSGNPSNVDTLLGRYRVGDQVTVHAFRRDELMSFSVTLQGERVPGISLAQAVAGKKTTTIKRPSAV, from the coding sequence ATGAAGAAACCGACCCAGAAAAAGCAGCCTCCTATTCAGTACACCATCGTCCCCAAGGACCTGGCTGGCCACCTGTTCAACGTGAGCGTGACGGTGGCCGCCCCCGACCCGCAGGGACAGGAGTTCGCGCTGCCGGCCTGGATCCCGGGCAGCTACATGATCCGCGAGTTCGCGCGCAACATCGTGCGCATCCGCGCCGAGTCGGACGGCGCCGCCGTCGCCCTCACCAAACTGGACAAGCATTCCTGGCGCGCCGCGCCGGTCTCCGGTCCGCTGACCCTGCACTATGAGGTCTATGCCTGGGACCTGTCGGTGCGCGCCGCCCACCTGGACCAGACCCATGGCTTCTTCAACGGCACCAGCGTGTTCCTGCGCGTGGTGGGGCAGGAGGACAAGCCGCAGCAGGTCGACATCCAACGCCCGGCCGACCCGCTTGCCAAGAGCTGGCGGGTGGCGACCGCGATGCCGGAACTGGGCGCCAAGCGCTACGGCTTCGGCACCTACCTGGCGGCCGACTACGACGAGCTGATCGACCATCCGGTCGAGATGGGCGACTTCGAGCTCGGGAGCTTCAAGGCCCACGGCGTCCAGCACGACATCGTGATCACCGGCCGCGTGCCCAACCTGGACATGGCGCGCCTGCAGGCCGACCTCAAGGCCATTTGCGAAACCCAGATCGCCTTCTTCGAGCCGAAGACGAAGAAGGCGCCGATGGAGCGCTACGTGTTCATGACCATGGCGGTGGGCGACGGCTACGGCGGCCTGGAGCACCGCGCCTCGACCGCCCTGATCTGCGCCCGCGCCGACCTGCCCAGCACCGCCAGCCCCAAGGGCGCCGAGCCGGGCGAGGGCTACCTGCGCTTCCTGGGCCTGTGCAGCCATGAGTACTTCCACACCTGGAACGTCAAGCGCATCAAGCCGGCCGTGTTCGCGCCCTACGACCTGCAGGTCGAGAACTACACGCCCCTGCTCTGGCTGTTCGAGGGCTTCACCAGCTACTACGACGACCTGATGCTGGTGCGCAGCGGGATCATCGGCGAATCGACCTATTTCAAGCTGCTGGCCAAGACCATCGGCGGCGTCCTGCGCGGCAGCGGGCGCCTCAAGCAGAGCGTGGCCGAGTCGAGCTTCGACGCCTGGAGCAAGTACTACCGCCAGGACGAGAACTCGCCCAACGCCATCATCAGCTACTACACCAAGGGCTCGCTGATCGCGCTCGCCTTCGACCTGACCATCCGCGCCAAGACCAATGGCGCGAAATCGCTGGACGACGTGATGCTGGCCCTGTGGGAGCGCTATGGCCGCGACTTCTACGCGGGCGGCGGCCGCGGAGTGACCGAGGCCGAGGTCGAGGCCTTGTTCGACGAAGTCAGCGGCCTCAAACTGAAATCCATGTTCGAGCGTTACATCCGCGGCACCGAGGACCTGCCGCTGGCCAAGCTGTACGCGCCGCTGGGGGTGAAGCTGGCCGACGAGCGCAAGAACGGCAAGCCTTCGCTCGACGCCGGCATCGGCCGCGACCCGCTGGGCGCCAAGCTGACCCAGGTGCACGAAGGCGGCGCGGCCCACCAGGCCGGCCTCTCGGCGCACGACGTCCTGATCGCGATCGACGGCCTGCGCGTGAGCGGCAACCCGTCCAATGTCGACACCCTGCTGGGACGCTACCGCGTGGGCGACCAGGTGACCGTGCACGCCTTCCGGCGCGACGAGCTGATGTCCTTCAGCGTCACCCTGCAGGGCGAGCGCGTGCCGGGCATCAGCCTGGCGCAGGCGGTGGCGGGCAAGAAGACCACCACCATCAAGCGCCCGAGCGCGGTGTAA
- a CDS encoding cryptochrome/photolyase family protein: MTGTARTSAKTLRLILGDQLNARHRWFSEVQDDVVYVMMEVRQETDYVLHHAQKILAIFAAMRDLARRLGEAGHRVHYLAIDDPRNLQAIPANIDALIDHYRAGAVEYQEPDEWRLDEQLYRHARRSAVSWLMVDSEHFYSPRHQASDIFAGRRQWLMEFFYRRMRVEHRVLMEADGTPVGGQWNYDAENRKPWRGKPSEPRDPRTLHDHSSLWKTIVDAGVNSFGNPNADRFAWALNREEALQQLEAFIEHALPQFGDFQDAMSVHAWRLFHSLLSFALNVKMLDPREVVAKAEAAYHAGHAPLAAVEGFIRQILGWREYVRGVYWARMPDYLEKNVFGHTRALPVWFWDGKTRMNCLNHAITQSLEQAHAHHIQRLMIIGNFALLAGLDPREVHQWYLGIYIDAFEWVELPNTLGMSQFADGGLLATKPYVSSAAYIDRMSDYCKGCHYDKKSRIGELACPFNALYWDFFRRNAGALSRNPRLGMVYRQLEKMDEGAVEDCRGQAEWITSNLDSM, from the coding sequence CCAGGAGACCGACTATGTGCTGCATCACGCGCAAAAAATCCTGGCGATCTTCGCCGCGATGCGGGACCTGGCGCGCCGGCTGGGCGAGGCCGGCCATCGGGTGCATTATCTGGCGATCGACGACCCGCGCAATCTGCAGGCGATACCGGCCAATATCGACGCGCTGATCGATCACTACCGGGCCGGCGCCGTCGAATACCAGGAGCCCGACGAATGGCGCCTGGATGAACAGTTGTACCGGCACGCACGCCGCTCGGCGGTCTCCTGGCTGATGGTCGACAGCGAGCATTTCTATTCGCCGCGTCACCAGGCATCCGACATCTTCGCGGGGCGCAGGCAGTGGCTGATGGAGTTCTTCTATCGCCGCATGCGCGTCGAGCACCGGGTCCTGATGGAAGCCGACGGCACGCCGGTCGGCGGCCAGTGGAACTACGATGCCGAGAACCGCAAGCCCTGGCGCGGAAAACCGTCCGAGCCGCGCGATCCCCGCACCCTGCATGACCATTCCAGCCTGTGGAAGACGATCGTGGACGCGGGCGTGAACAGCTTCGGCAATCCGAATGCCGACCGCTTCGCATGGGCGCTGAACCGGGAAGAGGCCCTGCAACAACTGGAGGCCTTCATCGAGCACGCGCTACCGCAGTTCGGCGATTTTCAGGACGCCATGAGCGTCCACGCGTGGCGCCTGTTCCATTCGCTGCTGTCGTTCGCCTTGAACGTCAAGATGCTGGATCCGCGCGAAGTCGTCGCCAAAGCCGAGGCTGCTTACCATGCGGGGCATGCACCGCTGGCGGCCGTGGAAGGCTTCATCCGGCAGATCCTGGGCTGGCGCGAGTACGTGCGCGGCGTGTATTGGGCGAGGATGCCGGACTACCTGGAAAAGAATGTCTTCGGCCATACCCGGGCGCTGCCGGTGTGGTTCTGGGACGGCAAGACCCGGATGAATTGCCTCAATCACGCCATCACGCAATCGCTGGAGCAGGCCCATGCGCATCATATCCAGCGCCTGATGATCATCGGAAATTTCGCCCTGCTGGCCGGCCTCGATCCCCGGGAGGTGCACCAGTGGTACCTGGGCATCTACATCGATGCCTTCGAGTGGGTCGAACTGCCCAATACGCTGGGGATGAGCCAGTTTGCCGATGGCGGCTTGTTGGCGACCAAGCCCTATGTGTCCAGCGCCGCCTACATCGACCGCATGAGCGATTATTGCAAGGGCTGTCATTACGACAAGAAAAGCCGTATCGGCGAGCTTGCCTGTCCCTTCAATGCCTTGTACTGGGATTTTTTCCGTCGCAACGCCGGGGCCTTGTCCCGGAATCCGCGTCTCGGGATGGTGTACCGGCAGCTGGAGAAGATGGACGAGGGCGCGGTCGAGGACTGCCGGGGGCAAGCCGAATGGATCACGTCCAATCTCGATTCGATGTGA
- a CDS encoding xanthine dehydrogenase family protein molybdopterin-binding subunit, whose translation MRLEWIKRESLAQVGIGAGALSRRGFLKTGAAASGGLVLGFFLPGANRFAGAAEAKPDAKVYAPNAFLRVAPDNTVTVIVNRLEFGQGVQTSLPMLIADELDADWSQMRSELAPAADVYRDPGFGIQMTGGSGSIARSYTQYREIGARARSMLVAAAAEQWKVAPGQCRTAKGVVYGPGGQKATYGALADAAMKQPVPTTVALKEPKQFRYIGKPMPRLDARAKSTGKQQFGIDFKPANARTVLVARPPVFGGKVARVDATAARAVKGVLDVIEVDLDRSARGVAVIADGYWPAKQGRDALQIEWDTSSVEKVSSDKQFAELAARAKAPGGALAMKADVSKLASSAQRISAVYEFPYLAHAPMEPLNCVVALQEGGCTIWAGTQFQTIDQQVVAKLLDLKPEQVTINTMMAGGGFGRRAVPTSDWIADTVRVAKAWRAAGHAEPVKVVWSREDDIKGGYYRPAYVHRAEIGLDAKGEILAWDHKIAGQSILTGTPFEPMMVKNGIDGTTVEGMGAPYEVPMQLTVEQVNANVPVLWWRAVGSTHTAYVMETLIDEAAHIAKMDPVAYRKKLMGDKHKRHLAALDLAVAKSGYGKKTLPKGRAWGVAVHESFGTVVAYVVEASMVNGAPKLHKVTAGVHCNQPVNPLSIEAQVQGAALMGLGTTLPGAAITLKDGVVEQSNFGDYVVARHSDMPQVEVHVVPSNDPPTGLGEPGLPPLAPALANAVFRLTGKRLRKLPFDLTAA comes from the coding sequence ATGCGACTCGAATGGATCAAGCGCGAATCGCTCGCGCAGGTGGGCATCGGTGCGGGCGCGCTGTCGCGCCGCGGTTTCCTGAAGACCGGCGCGGCCGCCAGCGGCGGCCTGGTGCTGGGCTTCTTCCTGCCCGGCGCGAATCGCTTCGCCGGCGCGGCCGAGGCCAAGCCCGACGCCAAGGTGTATGCCCCCAATGCCTTCCTGCGGGTGGCGCCCGACAACACGGTCACCGTGATCGTCAACCGCCTCGAGTTCGGCCAGGGCGTGCAGACCTCGCTGCCGATGCTGATCGCCGATGAGCTGGACGCCGACTGGTCACAGATGCGCAGCGAGCTGGCGCCGGCCGCCGACGTCTACCGGGATCCGGGCTTCGGTATCCAGATGACCGGCGGCTCCGGCTCGATCGCCCGCTCCTACACCCAGTACCGCGAGATCGGCGCGCGCGCCCGCAGCATGCTGGTGGCCGCCGCGGCCGAGCAGTGGAAGGTCGCCCCGGGCCAGTGCCGCACCGCCAAGGGCGTGGTCTATGGGCCGGGCGGCCAGAAGGCCACCTATGGCGCGCTGGCCGACGCAGCCATGAAGCAGCCGGTGCCCACCACCGTCGCGCTCAAGGAGCCCAAACAGTTCCGCTACATCGGCAAGCCGATGCCGCGCCTGGACGCCCGCGCCAAGTCGACCGGCAAGCAGCAGTTCGGCATCGACTTCAAACCGGCCAACGCCAGGACCGTGCTGGTGGCCCGCCCCCCCGTCTTCGGCGGCAAGGTGGCGCGGGTCGACGCCACCGCCGCGCGCGCGGTCAAGGGCGTGCTCGACGTGATCGAGGTCGACCTCGACCGCAGCGCGCGCGGCGTGGCCGTGATCGCGGACGGCTACTGGCCGGCCAAGCAGGGCCGCGACGCCCTGCAGATCGAATGGGATACCTCGAGCGTCGAGAAGGTCAGCAGCGACAAGCAGTTCGCCGAGCTGGCGGCGCGCGCCAAGGCCCCGGGCGGCGCGCTGGCAATGAAGGCCGACGTCTCGAAACTCGCGTCCAGCGCCCAGCGCATCTCGGCGGTCTATGAATTCCCCTATCTGGCGCACGCGCCGATGGAGCCCCTCAACTGCGTGGTCGCCCTGCAGGAAGGCGGCTGCACCATCTGGGCCGGCACCCAGTTCCAGACCATCGACCAGCAGGTCGTGGCCAAGCTGCTGGACCTCAAGCCGGAGCAGGTCACCATCAACACCATGATGGCCGGCGGCGGCTTCGGCCGCCGCGCGGTGCCGACATCGGACTGGATCGCCGACACGGTGCGCGTGGCCAAGGCGTGGCGCGCGGCCGGCCACGCCGAGCCGGTGAAGGTGGTGTGGAGCCGCGAGGACGACATCAAGGGCGGCTACTACCGCCCGGCCTACGTGCACCGCGCCGAGATCGGCCTGGACGCCAAGGGCGAGATCCTGGCCTGGGACCACAAGATCGCCGGCCAGTCGATCCTGACCGGCACGCCCTTCGAGCCGATGATGGTCAAGAACGGCATCGACGGCACCACGGTCGAAGGCATGGGCGCGCCCTACGAGGTGCCGATGCAGCTGACGGTGGAGCAGGTGAACGCCAACGTGCCGGTGCTGTGGTGGCGCGCGGTGGGCTCGACCCATACCGCCTACGTGATGGAAACCCTGATCGACGAGGCCGCCCACATCGCCAAGATGGACCCGGTGGCCTACCGCAAGAAGCTGATGGGCGACAAGCACAAGCGTCACCTGGCGGCGCTCGACCTGGCGGTGGCCAAGTCCGGCTACGGCAAGAAGACCCTGCCCAAGGGCCGCGCCTGGGGCGTGGCGGTGCACGAGTCCTTCGGCACCGTGGTCGCCTACGTGGTCGAGGCCTCGATGGTGAACGGCGCGCCGAAGCTGCACAAGGTCACCGCCGGCGTGCACTGCAACCAGCCGGTCAACCCGCTGTCGATCGAGGCCCAGGTGCAGGGCGCGGCCCTGATGGGCCTGGGCACGACCCTGCCCGGCGCCGCCATCACCCTCAAGGACGGCGTGGTCGAGCAGTCGAACTTCGGCGACTACGTGGTGGCGCGCCACAGCGACATGCCGCAGGTGGAGGTGCACGTCGTGCCGTCCAACGACCCGCCGACCGGCCTGGGCGAACCCGGCCTGCCGCCGCTGGCGCCGGCGCTGGCCAACGCGGTGTTCCGCCTGACCGGCAAGCGCCTGCGCAAGCTGCCCTTCGACCTGACGGCGGCCTGA
- a CDS encoding (2Fe-2S)-binding protein, which produces MVTLNINGRDLQVDADPSTPILWALRDNLNMTGTKFGCGAALCGACTVHLNGDPIRSCITPISAAQGQKITTIEAMENDKVGKAVQDAWVKHDVPQCGYCQSGQVMSAAALLRTNKRPTDADIDNAMSGNICRCGTYQRIRAAIKDAAKTLA; this is translated from the coding sequence ATGGTCACCTTGAACATCAACGGGCGCGACCTGCAGGTCGACGCCGATCCGTCCACGCCCATCCTGTGGGCGCTGCGCGACAACCTGAACATGACCGGCACGAAGTTCGGCTGCGGTGCGGCGCTGTGCGGGGCCTGCACCGTGCACCTGAACGGCGACCCGATCCGTTCCTGCATCACGCCGATCTCGGCGGCCCAGGGACAGAAGATCACCACGATCGAAGCGATGGAAAACGACAAGGTCGGCAAGGCGGTGCAGGACGCCTGGGTCAAGCACGACGTGCCGCAATGCGGCTACTGCCAGAGCGGGCAGGTGATGAGCGCCGCCGCGCTGCTGCGCACCAACAAGCGCCCCACCGACGCCGACATCGATAACGCCATGAGCGGCAATATCTGCCGCTGCGGCACCTATCAACGGATCCGCGCCGCCATCAAGGATGCGGCCAAGACCCTGGCCTGA